TACTAAATTAAAAAAGAAGAGATAATAAAAAAAGGGCGTTTCTGCTTAGAAAACGCCCTTTTATTATAAACTGTGAACTGTTTATTATTTCACTTTCTTTGTCCAGGTATAAGCCCAAAAGGAAAGTGGAATCGTTCCAACCATAACTAGAGCCGTGGATAATAGCGCATCTTTAGAAAACAAAGACACAATTGCGCTGGCAACAAAACACATGCCTAATTGAATGGTGTTTTGTAAGGCTGCCGCTTTACCAGATTGATGTGGAAACAATTTAAGTGCTTCTGCTACAACAATAGGGTAACAAGCTCCATTTGCTAAAGCCATAAAACAAAATGGAATTAACAAACTCGTTAGCGTAGGTGTAGTAAAAATCGCTAAAAAGGCTGTAACGGCAATAGCTAATGCAAATAAGCTAACAAAATAAGCGATTAATTTTGTACCATCTATTTTAGCTGAAAGTGTTCGATAACCAAAACCACCAATAAGAAAGGCAATGGTCTGTGGAACAAAACTAAAACCGATTTCTCCTTCACTGTATCCCATTTCTTTTAAAAAGAAAGGAGAACCAGTTAACCAAGCAAAAAAGGCGGCGGAACAAAATGCGTAAATCATGACATTACCTACATACGGTTTAGATTGTAACATGCTCCAATAGGATTTTTGCTTTTCTTCAGCTGATTCACTTGACTCAAGATCAGTTGCTTGAGATTTGATATTTTTCACTGTAAAAGTGTAGAGAATTAGCAATACGGCAATACCAGCCAAGGTAATAAAGATTGATCGCCATCCAAAGTGTTCCAATAAATAAACTCCTAATAAGGGAGCTAATGCTGGAGATAAAGCAACCAAAGGCATAATTGTAGCAAAAACGCGATTGGTTTGTTCTTTTGGGTAACGTTCTATTACGAGAGCTTGCCAGCTAACTGCCGCTGCACAAACACCGATGGCTTGTACCAAGCGCAAAACTAAAAAGGCTGTAACGCTTTCCGTAAAAAAGATTGCTAAAGAGGATAATGTAAAAATAAGTAATCCAATGATGATGGTTTTGGGCTTTCCTATTTTATCGGAAATAGGGCCCCAAAGTAATTGAGCTATCGCATAACCTGCTAAAAATAGACTTAAAGTTGCACTGATGCTACTTTTGGTTGTGTCTAAATCGACACGCATTTGTTCAAAGGCAGGAAGGTACATATCTGTAGCTAAGAAACCAATGATACTCAAACCTGCTAAATACACTAAAAAGAAAAAACTATTCTTATTATTCTGTGGCATATAATTTAAAAATTAAAGAATCTGCAAAAGTAGTTTTTTTTATGGGAATGGGAAAGGGGTTTTTGTGAAGGTAGTGAGGGGGTGAGATCGGTGCTTTGTGAGGTTTGTTCTTTGCTCTTTGTGAGGTTTGTTCTTAGTGAAGTCGTAAGATTTATGGGGAAAGGAGTTCTTTGTGAAGTTGGTGAAATCGAATACAAAAATAAATGTAAACCCATGAGATAAGCGGTGAGCAAACCTCATAAAAACAAAGTTCCTTCCTTAATCGATAAATCTTACACTTTCACAAAAAAGCAAAAAAGCGACCTACGACTTCACAAACCTCACAAAGCAAAAAGAGCATAAACCTCTAACCCTTAACTCTGTAAATTCTTCTTTAATCGATAAATCTTACACCTTCACAAAAAGCAAAAAAGCGACCTACGACTTCACAAACCTCACAAAAAACAACCCTCATCTATTTAAAATAAGAAAAAGTCTCTCCGTTTTCTATTTGTAAAAGTGTGTGGTAAATCAGCTGAATCGTATGTTCTACATCCTGACGGTGAATCATTTCTACCGTTGTGTGCATATAACGCAAAGGCAATGAAATTAGAGCAGAAGCCACACCGCCATTGCTATAAGCGAATGCATCGGTATCTGTTCCCGTTACGCGAGATAGTGCATTGCGTTGAAACGGAATTTGATTTTTTTCAGCTGTTTGCTCAATCAAGGCACGTAAATTATTTTGTACTGCAGGTGCATACGCAATAACAGGGCCTTTCCCAATCGTATTATCACCTTCGATATTCTTGTCTACCATCGGCGTGTTTGAATCGTGACAAACGTCAGTTACGATTGCTACATTGGGTTTGATGGTTTGTGTAATCATTTCTGCACCACGTAAGCCAACTTCTTCCTGAACGGCATTGACAATATATAGTCCAAAAGGTAATTCTTTCTTGTTTTCTTTTAATAAACGCGCAACTTCAGCAATCATAAAACCGCCAATTCGATTGTCTAAAGCTCTACAAACCCAGCGTTTGCCGTTTAATACTGTAAAGGTATCTGGGTAGGTAATTACACAACCAATGTGGATGCCTAAGTTCAAAACTTCTTGTTTGCTATCACATCCAACATCGATAAAATTAGTTTCAATTTTTGGTGATTCTTCTTTTCCAGCTCTGTTTCTAATGTGAATCGCAGGCCAACCAAATACACCTTCTACGATTCCCTTAGCTGTATGGATATTCACGCGTTTTGATGGAGCAATCATATGATCACTTCCTCCATTGCGTACAACGTGGATAAATCCATCTTCTGTAATGTGCTTCACATACCATGAAATCTCATCCGCATGCCCTTCAATAACCACTTTATACGCTGCATCAGGGTTAATTACACCGACCGCATTGCCATATGTATCCGTGATAAAAGTATCTACATAAGGTTCTAAATAGTTCATCCAAAGTTTCTGTCCAACATGTTCATGACCTGTCGGAGAAGCATTATTTAAATAGGCCTCTAAGAAATGCAGGGAGTCCTGATTTAATATTGTATTTTTATCCATGATTATTTTTTACACGAATGTACTGATTCGCTTGGAAATACTCAATCTAATTCTTTACATTTGGTTATATTTTTAACATATGAAAAAACTGTATTTTTATTTTTTCGTCTTCTTCAGTATGGCCTCTGCTCAAGCGCAGGAAGAGGAGTTAAAACCAGTGCCTAGTTTAGTGCCGATGGTTGAAATAGAAGATGATACGCTAAAGTATAGTATTCCAGAGATTTATATTGGTTCAAATACAAAAGAAGATCAGTATCGCCAGGACATGAACATCTTGCGTAATCGCATTCGCAGAGTGTATCCTTATGCCCGTGCAACCGCTGAAAATCTAATGATACTAAATGAGAATTTAGAAAAATTAGAGACCAACAAGCAGAAAAGACAATACATAAAACGCTCTCAGAAGTATCTTGAGAGCCAGTTTAAAGATAAATTGAAAAAATTATCGCGTAAAGATGGAAAGGTTTTATTGAAATTAATTCACCGCGAGACAGGGGAGACTACGTTCACCTTAATTAAGGAATTTAGAAGCGGTTGGACGGCTTTTTGGTCCAATACTACAGCGAAGACCTTTAGCTTGGATTTGAAGTCAGAATATCATCCTGACAGTGATTTACAAGATTTTTATCTGGAGACGCAATTGCAATTCTTATTCTATACGTATCAATTAGAACGCAGCGCAGGTAAAGAAAAAATTAATTTTAATGCGTTGAGAAAAATGTGGGAAATAAAAATTTCAGAAGAAGAGTTTTTTCCACTTGAATTAAGGGAATAGTTTTGGCTTTATAAAAATTAAGCTACCTTTGCACTAATAGTGATTTTATGGAACAATTTATCGTATCAGCAAGAAAATATAGACCACAGACTTTTCAAGAAGTTGTAGGACAGCAAGCCATTACCAATACTTTAGTAAATGCTATAGAGAGTAATCATCTAGCGCAGGCATTGTTGTTTACAGGTCCGAGAGGAGTTGGAAAAACTACTTGTGCGCGTATTTTGGCTCGTAAGATTAATCAAGTAGGCTATGATGATCCTACGGAGGATTTCACATTCAATGTATTTGAATTGGATGCTGCATCAAATAACTCGGTTGATGATATTCGAAATCTAATTGATCAAGTACGCATACCTCCTCAAACAGGAAAATACAAAGTCTATATTATAGACGAGGTTCACATGTTGTCTACAGCAGCATTTAACGCATTTTTAAAAACGTTAGAAGAACCGCCTCGTCATGCTATCTTTATTCTAGCAACTACAGAGAAACACAAAATTATACCAACGATTTTATCGCGTTGTCAAATATTTGATTTCAAAAGAATTACCATTGCTGATGCTGCAGATCATTTGGCTTTAGTAGCCAATAGTCAAGGAATTGCTTATGAAAGTGATGCTTTGCGTATTATTGCACAAAAGGCAGATGGAGCAATGCGTGATGCGTTGTCTATTTTTGACCGCGTAGTTTCGTATTGTGGGAAAAACTTAACTAGACAAGCCGTTGCTGAAAATCTAAATGTACTTGATTTTGAGTACTATATTCGCGTAACGGATTTGATTTTGGCAAATAATATTCCTGCCTTATTGACTTCTTTTGATTCTATTTTGGCAAAAGGATTTGATGCACAACACTTTATTGCTGGTTTAGCTTCTCACTTTAGAAACTTGATGGTTTGTAAAACACCAGAAACAGCCGCTCTTTTAGAAGTAGGAGAGCACGGTAGACAGTTGTTTACGGAACAAGCAAATAAGGCTAGTGTTGCATTATTACTTGAGGCAATCGATTTGGCAAACGAAGCGGATCTGAAGTATAAAGCAAGTCAAAATCAACGTTTACTTGTTGAGTTGTGTTTAATGAAATTAGCGTCTTTATCTTACGAAGGCGAAAAAAAAAAGATAAATCTTTCATAATTCCTGCTCAGGCACTAACTGCTATTGAGCCGTTAGCGCCGATTGAATTA
The window above is part of the Myroides odoratus DSM 2801 genome. Proteins encoded here:
- the punC gene encoding purine nucleoside transporter PunC, with the translated sequence MPQNNKNSFFFLVYLAGLSIIGFLATDMYLPAFEQMRVDLDTTKSSISATLSLFLAGYAIAQLLWGPISDKIGKPKTIIIGLLIFTLSSLAIFFTESVTAFLVLRLVQAIGVCAAAVSWQALVIERYPKEQTNRVFATIMPLVALSPALAPLLGVYLLEHFGWRSIFITLAGIAVLLILYTFTVKNIKSQATDLESSESAEEKQKSYWSMLQSKPYVGNVMIYAFCSAAFFAWLTGSPFFLKEMGYSEGEIGFSFVPQTIAFLIGGFGYRTLSAKIDGTKLIAYFVSLFALAIAVTAFLAIFTTPTLTSLLIPFCFMALANGACYPIVVAEALKLFPHQSGKAAALQNTIQLGMCFVASAIVSLFSKDALLSTALVMVGTIPLSFWAYTWTKKVK
- a CDS encoding M42 family metallopeptidase; this encodes MDKNTILNQDSLHFLEAYLNNASPTGHEHVGQKLWMNYLEPYVDTFITDTYGNAVGVINPDAAYKVVIEGHADEISWYVKHITEDGFIHVVRNGGSDHMIAPSKRVNIHTAKGIVEGVFGWPAIHIRNRAGKEESPKIETNFIDVGCDSKQEVLNLGIHIGCVITYPDTFTVLNGKRWVCRALDNRIGGFMIAEVARLLKENKKELPFGLYIVNAVQEEVGLRGAEMITQTIKPNVAIVTDVCHDSNTPMVDKNIEGDNTIGKGPVIAYAPAVQNNLRALIEQTAEKNQIPFQRNALSRVTGTDTDAFAYSNGGVASALISLPLRYMHTTVEMIHRQDVEHTIQLIYHTLLQIENGETFSYFK
- a CDS encoding DUF4294 domain-containing protein, with protein sequence MKKLYFYFFVFFSMASAQAQEEELKPVPSLVPMVEIEDDTLKYSIPEIYIGSNTKEDQYRQDMNILRNRIRRVYPYARATAENLMILNENLEKLETNKQKRQYIKRSQKYLESQFKDKLKKLSRKDGKVLLKLIHRETGETTFTLIKEFRSGWTAFWSNTTAKTFSLDLKSEYHPDSDLQDFYLETQLQFLFYTYQLERSAGKEKINFNALRKMWEIKISEEEFFPLELRE
- the dnaX gene encoding DNA polymerase III subunit gamma/tau → MEQFIVSARKYRPQTFQEVVGQQAITNTLVNAIESNHLAQALLFTGPRGVGKTTCARILARKINQVGYDDPTEDFTFNVFELDAASNNSVDDIRNLIDQVRIPPQTGKYKVYIIDEVHMLSTAAFNAFLKTLEEPPRHAIFILATTEKHKIIPTILSRCQIFDFKRITIADAADHLALVANSQGIAYESDALRIIAQKADGAMRDALSIFDRVVSYCGKNLTRQAVAENLNVLDFEYYIRVTDLILANNIPALLTSFDSILAKGFDAQHFIAGLASHFRNLMVCKTPETAALLEVGEHGRQLFTEQANKASVALLLEAIDLANEADLKYKASQNQRLLVELCLMKLASLSYEGEKKKINLS